A window of Tautonia plasticadhaerens contains these coding sequences:
- a CDS encoding TlpA family protein disulfide reductase: MADHTHPEPNTPAGSPPSGLPGFLGRSTPDPTLPPPSEGASMGVRALLMALAVLVVGFFLYREIAVDAGEATGGSAASFDWKVVAPDGTPVNLEDYKGRPVLLNVWATWCGPCMMEMPSLIALADRPELKEADVAVLLVSTDGDLQPVQQFLSRTPTGNAEVLVAAEMPPKVFSTTGIPATFLISPDGTIVRREVGAMDWNTPEVVEELVGLADRG, encoded by the coding sequence ATGGCCGATCACACCCATCCCGAGCCGAATACCCCGGCCGGATCGCCGCCCTCGGGCCTGCCCGGATTCCTGGGGCGGTCGACGCCCGACCCGACGCTTCCGCCCCCGAGCGAAGGGGCCTCGATGGGAGTCCGGGCGCTGCTGATGGCCCTGGCGGTGCTGGTCGTCGGCTTCTTCCTCTACCGCGAGATCGCCGTCGACGCCGGGGAGGCGACCGGCGGCTCGGCCGCCAGCTTCGACTGGAAGGTCGTCGCCCCGGACGGCACCCCGGTCAACCTCGAGGACTACAAGGGTCGGCCGGTTTTGCTCAACGTCTGGGCGACCTGGTGCGGGCCGTGCATGATGGAAATGCCGTCGCTGATTGCCCTTGCGGATCGGCCCGAGTTGAAGGAGGCGGACGTCGCCGTGCTCCTGGTTTCCACCGACGGCGACCTCCAACCGGTCCAGCAGTTCCTCTCCCGGACCCCGACGGGCAACGCCGAAGTCCTGGTCGCCGCCGAGATGCCCCCGAAGGTCTTCTCCACGACCGGCATCCCGGCCACCTTCCTGATCTCCCCCGACGGCACGATCGTCCGCAGGGAAGTCGGGGCGATGGACTGGAACACCCCGGAGGTCGTCGAGGAACTGGTCGGGCTGGCCGATCGGGGGTGA
- a CDS encoding RNA polymerase sigma factor has product MARAPVGAALRQVERIFGGEGTVSGLTEAQLLDRFAASGDDAAFEAIVRSHGNSVMAVCRRLLGDPHEAEDAFQATFLVLARRAGSIGRSRPIGPWLVGVAYRIARKARVASARRRRREGVAAGRRPESTDAPDPITIDLGPVLWEELHRLPGKYRDPVILCWVEGHSYDEAADRLRWPVGTVKGRLHRAKETLQKRLTHRGITAPVAGLSAWFASEASAAVVPPPVIGSTVTSAVAVTTGAAFLAGTVPAGSYLLARGALRTMILAKLSISAAALTFVTGTLAGGYSLVAVSQGQDITARTKPASTALTTTKTPANPRTFTDAPGASLGQDVKPEGGLEAANSSASTSEPSSFYESYTPDPFAEPTVLDSLKADRVSAALQRLQAQMAFFKAGTINIDRVLAAARALLDARLDVEQTPKWRRTSLEQYRDFLVMLRDGEQAKTRQGTGSDADLAEVAEALSEAEVLFAAGSPPQSGDPSTPGTGTTAPSGTSNVAEGNPFEGSGRMPLAGSDLIPSLGEPGMGGRADRPGSDPASQKVIARLEQPIAMPFENDTPLDDVLDYIRQATADENHRQGIPIYVDEFGLQQAEQSLQSPVKITLEGIPLRTTLWLALKQLDLAYTVIDGVLIISEPGQLKDFLSEKPIYSPPDTPSGPNFGTINGFGMGMGGGMGGVVGGSAGGFGMGGGRIGTGTSGFGAVGGMGGGVGTTSRPQPNLNPFDQ; this is encoded by the coding sequence ATGGCTCGGGCACCGGTCGGGGCCGCATTGCGGCAGGTCGAGCGGATCTTCGGCGGCGAGGGGACGGTCTCGGGCCTCACCGAGGCCCAGCTCCTCGACCGCTTCGCCGCCTCCGGCGACGACGCCGCCTTCGAGGCGATCGTCCGAAGCCACGGCAACTCCGTGATGGCTGTCTGTCGACGCCTGCTCGGCGACCCCCACGAGGCCGAGGACGCCTTCCAGGCCACCTTCCTCGTGCTGGCCCGCCGCGCCGGCTCGATCGGCCGATCGCGGCCGATCGGCCCCTGGCTCGTCGGCGTCGCCTACCGGATCGCCCGCAAGGCCCGGGTCGCCTCGGCCCGACGCCGACGCCGGGAGGGGGTCGCCGCCGGCCGTCGACCCGAATCGACCGACGCCCCCGATCCCATCACGATCGACCTCGGCCCGGTGCTCTGGGAGGAACTCCACCGCCTCCCCGGCAAGTACCGGGACCCGGTCATCCTCTGCTGGGTCGAGGGCCACTCATACGACGAGGCCGCCGACCGCCTCCGATGGCCGGTTGGTACGGTCAAGGGCCGGCTGCACCGCGCGAAGGAGACGCTCCAGAAGCGTCTCACCCACCGCGGCATCACCGCCCCCGTCGCCGGCCTCTCGGCCTGGTTCGCCTCCGAAGCCTCGGCCGCGGTCGTCCCCCCTCCCGTGATCGGCTCCACAGTGACCTCGGCCGTCGCCGTCACCACCGGTGCGGCGTTCCTCGCCGGGACGGTCCCGGCCGGCTCGTATCTCCTCGCCCGGGGAGCCCTCCGAACCATGATTCTCGCCAAACTCTCGATCTCCGCCGCCGCCCTGACTTTCGTCACTGGCACGCTGGCCGGAGGTTACTCCCTGGTCGCCGTCAGCCAGGGCCAGGACATCACGGCTCGAACCAAGCCCGCGAGCACCGCCTTAACCACGACCAAGACCCCGGCGAATCCTCGCACCTTCACGGACGCACCGGGAGCGTCTCTCGGCCAGGACGTGAAACCGGAGGGCGGCCTTGAGGCGGCCAATTCGTCGGCATCGACCTCAGAGCCCTCGTCCTTCTACGAGTCCTATACTCCCGATCCGTTCGCGGAACCAACCGTGCTCGACTCCTTGAAGGCAGATCGGGTCTCGGCCGCCTTGCAGCGACTCCAGGCCCAGATGGCGTTCTTCAAAGCGGGCACGATCAACATCGATCGCGTACTGGCAGCGGCTCGGGCATTGCTCGACGCCCGGCTCGATGTGGAGCAGACGCCGAAGTGGCGCCGGACCTCCCTGGAGCAATACCGCGACTTCCTGGTCATGCTCCGCGATGGTGAACAGGCGAAGACGCGTCAGGGCACAGGTTCCGACGCTGATCTCGCCGAGGTCGCAGAAGCCCTCTCCGAGGCCGAAGTCCTGTTCGCCGCCGGTTCCCCTCCTCAATCGGGCGACCCTTCGACGCCCGGGACCGGGACGACCGCTCCCAGCGGGACTTCAAACGTCGCGGAGGGCAATCCTTTCGAGGGATCGGGCCGCATGCCTCTCGCCGGATCGGACCTCATCCCGTCACTCGGGGAGCCTGGAATGGGCGGTCGTGCTGACAGACCAGGCAGCGACCCCGCGTCTCAGAAGGTCATCGCCCGGCTCGAACAGCCGATCGCCATGCCGTTCGAGAACGATACTCCATTGGACGACGTCCTGGACTACATACGCCAGGCGACGGCCGACGAGAATCACAGGCAAGGCATCCCGATCTATGTCGACGAGTTCGGCCTCCAGCAAGCCGAGCAATCCCTCCAGTCTCCCGTGAAGATCACCCTCGAGGGGATCCCGCTCCGGACCACACTCTGGTTGGCCCTCAAGCAACTCGACCTCGCCTACACCGTGATCGACGGTGTACTGATCATCTCCGAACCTGGACAACTCAAGGACTTCCTCTCAGAGAAGCCCATCTATTCGCCCCCCGACACCCCATCAGGACCGAACTTTGGCACGATCAACGGCTTCGGGATGGGGATGGGCGGCGGGATGGGAGGCGTGGTCGGGGGCTCGGCAGGCGGCTTCGGGATGGGAGGAGGCCGGATCGGAACAGGGACCTCCGGCTTCGGGGCGGTCGGCGGTATGGGGGGAGGAGTCGGCACGACGTCCCGACCCCAGCCGAACCTGAATCCGTTTGACCAGTGA
- a CDS encoding J domain-containing protein, with product MLEGLNLDPHTVLGLDRDADLPAIQEAYRRKSKKHHPDLGGDEWAFRIVVRAYEELTRRSDVPAQVPFGPPPGDRVRFDDSELDPDPGPSHDWAAESERVRPGVRDRDFPPTRMVLVEVLWLRLEVADIYALLDRREPSSFSGSLHLCWPDPEAGVEQPVDPEELHAVLNELGAAFDQLRARPGVLNARSQSGRGRFDAWLSYPSGRDAWNAFTALRPLLKSGALGVRQLTRELTIPRDGAEGPAR from the coding sequence ATGCTCGAAGGCCTGAACCTCGATCCCCACACCGTCCTCGGCCTCGACCGCGACGCCGACCTCCCGGCCATCCAGGAGGCCTACCGCCGCAAGTCGAAGAAGCACCACCCCGACCTCGGCGGGGACGAGTGGGCCTTCCGGATCGTCGTCCGGGCCTATGAAGAGCTGACCCGACGAAGCGACGTCCCCGCCCAGGTGCCCTTCGGCCCTCCCCCGGGCGACCGCGTCCGCTTCGACGACTCCGAGCTGGACCCCGACCCCGGCCCCTCGCACGACTGGGCCGCCGAGTCCGAACGCGTCCGACCCGGGGTCCGGGATCGGGATTTCCCGCCGACCCGGATGGTCCTCGTCGAGGTCCTCTGGCTCCGCCTGGAAGTCGCCGACATCTACGCGCTGCTCGACCGCCGCGAGCCCAGCTCCTTCAGCGGGTCGCTGCACCTCTGCTGGCCCGACCCCGAGGCCGGCGTCGAGCAGCCCGTCGACCCGGAGGAGCTGCACGCCGTCCTCAACGAGCTGGGCGCCGCCTTCGACCAGCTCCGGGCCCGCCCCGGCGTCCTCAACGCCCGGAGCCAGTCTGGCCGGGGCCGCTTCGACGCCTGGCTCTCCTATCCCTCCGGACGGGACGCCTGGAACGCCTTCACCGCGCTCCGCCCCCTCCTCAAATCCGGCGCCCTCGGCGTCCGCCAGCTCACCCGGGAGCTGACCATCCCCCGGGACGGGGCCGAGGGCCCGGCCCGCTAA
- a CDS encoding protein arginine kinase, translated as MNLDALTRTSGEWLRGTGPESDIVICSRIRLARNLADFPFTNRASDAEKTEIERVCRSAMDKAGLDLDYQSLVNLGPLDRQLLVERQLVSRELSNGDGPRGVAIGPRENMSVMINEEDHLRIQVMNSGFSLPDVWEQINDLDDRLEEQLHYAFNPQLGYLTACPTNVGTGIRVGVMLHLPALANTKQIEKVFRALHKINLAVRGLYGEGTQADGDFYQISNQQTLGKSERELIRNLSDVIPQIISYERQARQEWIGQRRQHLHDQVSRAYGVLKTAHTISSSETMHLLSSVRMGINLGLIDDLEIRTVNELFIHTQPAHLQKIQGESLEVDERNIARAGYIRRRLLEGRHDDETAD; from the coding sequence ATGAACCTCGACGCCCTGACCCGCACCTCCGGCGAGTGGCTCCGCGGCACCGGGCCGGAGAGCGACATCGTCATCTGCTCCCGGATCCGACTGGCCCGGAACCTGGCCGACTTCCCCTTCACCAATCGGGCCAGCGACGCCGAGAAGACCGAGATCGAGCGCGTCTGCCGATCGGCCATGGACAAGGCCGGGCTCGACCTCGACTACCAGTCCCTCGTCAACCTCGGCCCCCTCGACCGCCAGCTCCTGGTCGAGCGCCAGCTCGTCAGCCGGGAACTTTCCAACGGCGACGGCCCCCGGGGCGTCGCCATCGGGCCGAGGGAGAACATGTCGGTCATGATCAACGAGGAGGACCACCTCCGCATCCAGGTCATGAACTCCGGCTTCAGCCTGCCCGACGTCTGGGAGCAGATCAACGACCTCGACGACCGCCTGGAGGAGCAGCTCCACTACGCCTTCAACCCCCAGCTCGGCTACCTCACCGCCTGCCCCACCAACGTCGGCACCGGCATCCGGGTCGGCGTCATGCTCCACCTGCCCGCCCTCGCCAACACCAAGCAGATCGAGAAGGTTTTCCGGGCCCTCCACAAGATCAACCTCGCCGTCCGGGGCCTCTACGGCGAGGGGACCCAGGCCGACGGCGACTTCTACCAGATCTCCAACCAGCAGACCCTCGGCAAGAGCGAGCGGGAGCTGATCCGCAACCTCTCCGACGTCATCCCCCAGATCATCTCCTACGAGCGGCAGGCCCGGCAGGAGTGGATCGGCCAGCGCCGCCAGCACCTGCACGATCAGGTCAGCCGGGCCTACGGCGTCCTCAAGACGGCGCACACCATCTCCAGCTCCGAGACCATGCACCTGCTCTCCAGCGTCCGGATGGGCATCAACCTCGGCCTGATCGACGACCTGGAGATCCGGACCGTCAACGAGCTGTTCATCCACACCCAGCCGGCCCACCTCCAGAAGATCCAGGGCGAGTCCCTCGAAGTCGACGAGCGGAACATCGCCCGGGCCGGGTATATCCGACGACGATTGCTCGAAGGCCGTCACGACGACGAGACTGCCGACTAA
- a CDS encoding UvrB/UvrC motif-containing protein translates to MTCQRCSREASVHLSETVDGSRRELHLCGPCARKAGLAPPDPPPNAALEAIVDHLIVQHVGELVGELARASCPLCGQTFMEFRTGGRLGCPNDYEAFAPGLLPLVRTAHGASRHVGKSPRRRTPPGKSPGLRLRARLREAIAREDYELAATLRDQLRQEDADR, encoded by the coding sequence ATGACGTGCCAGCGCTGCTCCCGGGAGGCCTCGGTCCACCTCTCCGAGACCGTCGACGGCAGCCGTCGGGAGCTGCACCTCTGCGGCCCCTGTGCCCGGAAGGCCGGACTCGCCCCCCCCGACCCGCCCCCCAACGCCGCATTGGAGGCGATCGTCGACCACCTGATCGTCCAGCACGTCGGGGAACTCGTCGGCGAGCTGGCCCGGGCCTCCTGCCCGCTCTGCGGCCAGACCTTCATGGAATTCCGGACCGGCGGCCGGCTCGGATGCCCCAACGACTACGAGGCCTTCGCCCCGGGCCTGCTGCCGCTCGTGCGCACCGCCCACGGCGCCTCCCGGCACGTGGGCAAATCCCCCCGACGCCGGACCCCGCCGGGCAAGTCCCCCGGCCTGAGGCTCCGCGCCCGGCTCCGGGAGGCCATCGCCCGAGAAGATTACGAGCTCGCCGCGACGCTGCGCGACCAGCTCCGCCAGGAGGATGCCGACCGATGA